GAAGTAGGTGCCGTCCTCGCGGTACCATTCGCTGACGGCGGGATCCATGGCGATTTTGAAGTCGTCGCCGGGTTTGTAGCCGGCGGCCTCAATGGCCTCGACAATGGCGTTCAGCGCGTCCTCGTCCCGTTTCAGGTTGGGGGCAAAACCGCCCTCGTCGCCCACGGCGGTGGTGAGACCCTGCGACGACAGGAGCTTCTTCAGGCTGTGGAAGACCTCGGCGCACCAGCGCAGCGCCTCACTCCAACTGCCGGCGCCCACCGGCATGATCATGAATTCTTGGATGTCGACATTGTTTGAGGCGTGCGCGCCGCCATTTAAGATGTTCATCATGGGGACGGGCAGCGTCTTGGCGTTGACGCCGCCGATGTAGTTGTAGAGGGAGAGGCCAAGCGCCTCGCTGGCCGCTTTGGCGCAGGCCAGCGACACGCCCAGAATGGCGTTGGCGCCCAGGCGGGACTTGTTCGGCGTGCCGTCCAGCGCGATGAGCGTGCGGTCGACTTCGACCTGCTCCAGCGCGTTGAAACCGATGATCGCGTCGGCGATCTCCGTATTGACGTTTTCGACCGCCTTGGAGACGCCCTTGCCGAGATAACGGTCCTTGTCGCCGTCGCGCAGCTCGCACGCCTCAAAGATGCCGGTGGAGGCGCCGGAGGGCACGGCCGCACGACCCACGCTGGTACCGCCCTCATCCTCCACAAAGACCTCGACCTCCACCGTAGGGTTGCCGCGGGAGTCCAGAATCTCGCGCCCGATGATGTCAACAATCTCGATGATCTTTTTCATGTGTATACTCCTCACAATTATGATTGATACCCGCCGCGGGGGTTCATGGGGAAATGGGAGACTGCGCCCAAAGACGCGGGGTCAGCGAACCGGTATCTGTTATCTGACGATCAGACTCCGTCCGGTCATCTCCGCCGGCTGCGGCAGCCCCATCAGATCCAGCATCGTGGGCGTCAAATCGCACAGCCGCCCGCCCTCACACAGCGCCGCGACCCCACCGCCGCAGACGATGAGCGGCACCGGGTTCGTCGTGTGCGCGGTGAAAGGAGAGCGGCCGTCTGCTTCCAACATCCGCTCGGCGTTGCCATGGTCTGCGGTGATCAAAATCACGCCGTCCACGGCCGCCACAGCCTCTGCGACACGGCCGATGCAGGCGTCCACGGCCTCTACGGCCTGCCGGGCGGCGCCAAAGACGCCGGTGTGCCCGACCATATCGCAGTTGGCGAAGTTTAAGATGACCACGTCGTATGTTCCGCTGCAGATACGAGATACCACTTCGTCGGTGACGGGATAGGCGCTCATCTCGGGCTGTAAATCGTAGGTGGCCACCTTCGGGGAGGGGACGAGGACACGGTCCTCGCCGGCATAGACGGTCTCCACGCCGCCGTTAAAAAAGAAGGTGACATGGGCGTATTTTTCTGTCTCGGCGATGCGAAGTTGGGTGAGTCCTCTGCGACTGAGGTATTCGCCGAATGTGTTTATCAGCGGATCGGGCCCGAAGGCGATGCGGACATTCGGCATTTTGGCGTCGTACTGGGTCGTGCAGACATAAAACAGCGGGAAAAAGGACCGCCGGGCAAACCCGGAGAAGTCCGGGTCCACCAGCGTGCGCGTGATCTCTCTTGCGCGGTCCGGGCGGAAGTTTGTGAAGATCACGGCGTCGTTCGGGGCCAGCACGGCGCCTTGCAGGCAGATGACCGGCTCCATGAACTCGTCCGTGACGCCTTTTTCATAGGAACGGGCCACCGCACCGACGGGATCCCCGTCCAGGGGCGCTTCCCCGTATACGATGGCGGCGTAGGCGCGCTCCACACGTTCCCAGCGGTTGTCGCGGTCCATCGCGTAGTAGCGGCCCATCACGGTGGCGATGTGCGCGCCGGTTTCCCGGCAGTGCTGTTCCGCCTCCTCGACAAAACGCAGCCCCGAATCAGGCGCCACGTCGCGCCCGTCCAGGAAACAATGCAAATAGACCTTCGAGAGGCCGCGCCGGCGCGCCAGCTCCAAAAAGGCCCAGGTGTGCGTGTTGTGACTGTGCACCCCGCCGTTCGACAGAAGGCCCATGAGGTGCAGCGCCGTGCCGTGTGCCAGGCAATGGTCGACGGCGGCGATGAAGGCCGGGTTTTCAAAGAAACTCCCGTCCTCGATGCTTTTCGAGATGCGGGGCAGGTCCTGGTAGACCACTCGGCCGGCGCCGATGTTTGTATGGCCCACCTCGGAATTGCCCATCTGCCCGTCCGGCAGACCGACGTTCAGGCCGGAGGCTTGAATCTGTGTATGCGGGCAGGTGGCGAAAAGTTTGTCCAAATGCGGGGTGTTGGCCGCGGTGATGGCGTTACCGGCCGAGGCCGGCGCGAGGCCAAAGCCGTCCATGATGACAAGTGCGATTGTTTTTTTCAACATTGTTACCTCAAATCTCAGATGAGCGCCCGGCCGTCATTGATTGGCGGCTTGCACAATGGCGGCGAAGTCGGCGGCCTTCAGAGACGCGCCGCCAATCAGCCCGCCGTCCACGTCGAGCTGGGCCAGCAGGTCGTGAGCGTTGGAGGCGTTCATCGAACCGCCGTATTGGATCGTCACCGATCGGGCGGCCCGCGCGCCGTACAGTTTGCGGATCGTGGTGCGAATGGACGCGCCCACCTCACCGGCCTGTTCGGCCGTGGCGGTGCGGCCCGTGCCGATGGCCCAGATGGGTTCGTAAGCAAAGACGATCTGACGCAACTTCTCCACAGGCACGCCGTTCAGCGCGGCCTTGACCTGTATATTGATGAGGTCCAGCGTGATGCCCTGGTCACGCTGTTCGAGACTCTCGCCCACGCACACGATGGGGCGCAGACCCGTCTTCAGTGCAAGCTGTACCTTTCGGCTCACGAGAGCGTCTGTTTCGTGGCAATACGCACGACGCTCCGAGTGGCCGATGATGACGTATTTGACGCCCAGGTCCTTGAGCATGGCGGCGGAGACATCGCCCGTGTAGGCGCCGGATTCCTTGTGATGCATGTTCTGGGCGCCGACCACGATGCGGGAGTCCTTCAGCGCGCGCAGGGTGATGGGGATATCGACGTAGGGCACACAGAGCACGACCTCGCACCACTTGGCCTTGGAGATAAGGGGCTTGAGCTCATCGATCAACTGACGCGCCTCGGAAGGTGTTTTGTTCATTTTCCAGTTTCCGGCAATTATAGTCTTGCGGTATCTTCTGTTCATGGTCTTCTCCTTTCTGCTGTGTTCCTCTATTTCTCTTATTTCTCTTATTTCTCTTATTTTCTTTCTATTCGTCTTTGTCTACCGTTTGTCTATTTGTCAAGCAAGCAAGCGATGCCCGGCAGCACGAGGCCCTCCAGGAACTCAAGGGAGGCGCCGCCACCGGTGGAGATGTGCGTCATCCGGTCGGCGTAGCCGAGTTGCACCACCGCCGCGGCGCTGTCGCCGCCGCCGATGATACTGATGGCTCCGCTGTCGGCGATGGCCTGTGCGACGGCGCGGGTACCCTCGGCAAAGGTGTCGAACTCAAATACACCCATCGGACCGTTCCAGACCACAGTACCGGCTCCGCGGATCGCGTCGCTGTAAATTCTGACAGTCTCCGGGCCAATGTCGAGACCCATGTAGCCGGTCGGGATGGACATGGAGTTGTGGATGACGGGAATGGCGTCGGCGGCGAAGTGATCGGCACAGATGTTGTCGGTGGGCAGCAGAAAACGCACGCCCCTGTCGGCCGCCTTTTGGACCATCTCACGGGCGTAGTCCAGCTTGTCCGCCTCGATGCGGGAATCGCCGACCGACGCGCCCTGGGCCGTCAAAAACGTGTAAGCCATGGCGCCGCCGATGATCAGCGTATCCACCTTTTCGAGCAGGTTGCTGATGACGCCGATCTTGTCGGAGACCTTGGCGCCGCCCAACACGGCCACAAACGGGCGTTTTGGATCCGAGAGCGCCGCGCCCATTACGCCTATTTCCTTGCCGATCAGATAACCGCATACGGAGGGCAAATAGTCGGCCACGCCGGCCGTGGAGGCGTGGGCGCGGTGCGAGGTGCCAAAGGCGTCGTTGACATAGATCTCGGCCAGCGAGGCGAGCGCTTTTGCAAAGTCGGCGTCGTTCTTTTCCTCTTCCGCGTGGAAACGCACGTTTTCAAGCAGACAGACATCACCGTTCTGCAGCGCCGCCGCCTTGGCCTTCGCGTCCGGCCCAATGACGTCGCCGGCCATGGCGACGGGTTTTTCGAGCAGAACACTCAGGCGCGCGGCCACCGGTCGGAGCGAATACTTTGGGTTGACGCTTCCCTTGGGCCGCCCCAGGTGGGAACAGAGAATAACGCGCGCGCCGTGATCGATCAAATAGCGGATGGTGGGCAGGGATTCCACAATGCGCTTGTCATTGGTAATGGCGCCGGTGTCATCCTGCGGCACATTGAAATCGCATCGGACCAGGACACGCTTCCCGGACACGTCGATGTCCTCAATGGTCTTCTTTTGATAGGTCATAAAACCAGCCTCCCAAAAAAAATCCTCGAATGACATTATAATGCTATCTGTATGAAAATGCAAGAGAAATCCATAATTTCGCCTTGAAAATATCGCAAATGGGTTCAAATCGATTGACTTTTTTCAAACAAACTGGAGACACATACAACACAATCGTGACCGCCGCGCTCTTTGTGGGACAAATGGTACAAAATACAACAAAAGGATCGGGATTTGGTCAATGAGCGGGCCAAGATGGTTGAGATATCAGGGCGCCAGGCCGGCAAAATCGCGTTGCCGCATGGCCTCAAAAACAACCACCGCCACACTGTTCGACAGGTTGAGGCTGCGCGCCTCGGCGCGGATGGGAATGCGCAGACAACGGTCAGGGTGCGCCGCCAGCAGAGGTCCCGGCAGCCCGGCCGTTTCCCGTCCGAAGAGCAGGCAGGCGTCCTCCCGCAGGTCGGCCTGCGTGTACGGACGCGCGCCTTTGGTGGAGACAAGCCAAAAGGGTTTGCCACCCCACACGGCCCAAAAGGCACCGAAGCTTTCGTGTACGGTGAGCTCCAAAAGCGGCCAGTAGTCCAGCCCGGCGCGTTTTAGGTAGCGGTCTTCTAGCGAGAACCCCAGCGGTTTCACGAGGTGCAGCGCGCAGCCCGTGGCCGCGCAGGTGCGGGCGATGTTGCCGGTGTTTTGGGGGATCTCCGGCTCGACCAGTACGACGTGCAGCATGGCGTCTCCTCTCCGGGCCGGCGCGGCGGTCCGGATGATACTATACGCCACCGACCGGAGAAATTCAATCATATCCGGCAAAAACTTTGTAAATTTTCTAAAAATCGAGGGGAAATACCGTCTATGGGAATTGACAGAAAGCCACTGCGTGCAGTATAATTGTCCCGGCGCGGACAAGGGCGTCCGCCGGGGGATTCGTCATCTTCCCGGATGTGACGCCCGGTTCTCCGAGACACAGGGAGACGGGCGCACATTAAAACAGAGGAGTGACGAAAGATGTCCTATACCAGTGAAGTGCTGGCGAAGACCATTGAGAAAAACCCGGGCGAGCAAGAATTCCATCAGGCGATCCGTGAGGTGCTGCCGACACTGCAGCCGGCCTTTGACGCAAATCCGATCTATCAAAAGAGCGGATTGCTTGAGCGGTTGGTGGAGCCTGAGCGCCAGATCATCTTCCGCGTGCCCTGGGTGGACGATAAGGGGCAGGTACAGGTAAATCGCGGTTTCCGTGTACAGTTCAACAGTGCGCTGGGTCCGTATAAGGGCGGACTGCGCTTCCACCCTTCCGTCAAATTGGGTACGATCAAATTCCTCGGGTTTGAGCAGATTTTCAAAAACTCCCTGACCGGCCAGCCCATTGGCGGCGGAAAAGGCGGTTCCGATTTTGACCCAAAAGGGAAGTCGGATCGGGAAGTTATGGCTTTCTGCCAGAGCTTCATGACAGAGCTTTTCCGCCACATCGGCGCCGACACCGACGTGCCGGCCGGCGATATCGGCGTGGGCGGCCGTGAGATCGGATTTTTGTATGGGCAGTACAAACGCCTTACCGGGCTGTTTGAAGGCGTGCTGACCGGCAAGGACCTCACCTACGGCGGGTCTTTGACGCGCACCGAGGCTACGGGGTACGGGCTTGTCTATCTTGTGAGCAATATGCTTGAAGCCAAGGGGCAGGATTTAAACGGCAAGAGGGTTGTCATCTCCGGCTCTGGTAACGTGGCCATTTATGCGGCGGAGAAGGCCGCAAAGTTGGGTGCCAAGGTCCTTACGGTGAGCGATTCAAATGGTTGGATTTTTGACGGAGACGGGATCGACCTGGCCGCCGTCAAGGAGATTAAAGAAGTGCGGCGCGGCCGGATCCGTGAGTACCTGGATGTCCGCCCGAAGGCGGAATATCATGAGGATGGTCTCGTGTGGTCGGTGCCGTGCGATGTGGCCCTGCCGTGCGCGACACAGAACGAGCTGCGGGCTGACGGCGCGCGTCTGCTGGTACAAAACAAATGTATCGCCGTGGGTGAAGGCGCCAACATGCCTACCGACATCGAAGGTACTGAGGTCCTGCAGCAAAACGGCGTCCTCTTTGCGCCGGGCAAGGCGGCCAACGCCGGTGGCGTGGCGGTCTCGGCGCTGGAGATGTCGCAAAACAGCATGCGTCTTTCCTGGACTTTTGACGAGGTGGACGAGAAGCTGAAGGGCATCATGAAGAACATCTACACCCAGTCTTCCGCGGCGGCGGAGCGCTATGGTGCGAAGGACAATCTCGTGCTCGGCGCAAACGTCGCAGGGTTCCTCAAAGTGGCCGCCGCGATGACGCTGCAAGGCATCGTATAAACAAGCCGCCTGGGCGCAGACGGCGCCGCAGCCAATGGAGATAGATAGGCCTGTGACAAGTTTGCATTTCTTCGAGAGCCCCTCATGAAAACGGATTTCTGGGGAGAGAAAAGAGACGAGCGCGCCTTCGGACGAATGAAGGCGCGCTCGTTTTTGCATGTCACGAGTCGAATGCTCCATCCGCCGCGTCCGAATATTGGGCTTATCTTTTTGTCGTGCCGGCGGCGGGAGTGGGTGGTATTTTAAGGGCGCCAAATGGCGGTGCGGTATTTTTTATGAAGATATGGAGAAATTTTTTCATTTATCCTATTGACTTCTTCGGTGATCTATACTACCATAGGAAATATAAGTGAGTTCGAAAGGTGGTGAGTGATTTGGCACGTTGGTCCGTTGATGAGCAAATTGAAAAGGTCGAGGAAAAGATCAAAGAGTTGCAGACCAAGAGAAAAGATCTGCTGGCCCGTCGGGAAGAGATCAGTAAAGACAAAGAAAAAAAGCAACTCAGTGAGCTGTATGCGGCTCTCAAAGCGAAGGGGATCGAGCCGAGTCAGTACGCGGACGTTATCGCGCAACTCTAATGTCGATGCGTCCTTGGAGGACGAAACCGTAAAAGCCTCCGGAATGTTCAATTCCGGAGGCTTTTACGGTTTCGTTTTGTCAGGCCCCACCGGGTCCGCAGCATAGGGTGTCTTTCTGCTTTTGCGCCGCTCGTTGGGTACGGCTCACAGAAGCGAACGGCGAAAAGATGATGGCTCACTTCAAAAAGGAAATAATTGTTAATTATCGGCTGCCAACTGTTTTGTCACGTACTGGTCGCAGAGAGCGGCGAATTCTTCGCTGTCGAGACTCTCTTTTTCGAGAAGAACGGCGGTGATGGCGTCCAGGCCGTCGCGGTGGGTGCGGAGGATCTCCCTGGCCTGCTCGTGGCACGCGCGGATCAGGCGGCCCACCTCCTCGTCTACGCGAGCCGCGGTGGTCTCCGAGTGATTGCGCAGGGGGGTAGTGCCGAGGTAGGGGTTTGTGACGCTTTCGAGGGCCACCATATCGAAGGTGTCGCTCATGCCGTATTGGGTGACCATGGCCCGTGCGAGCTGTGTAGCCCGCTCGATGTCGTTGGCGGCGCCGGTGGTGATCGACTGAAAGACGATCTCCTCCGCCGAGCGTCCGGCGAGCAATGTGGTGATCTGGGCCAGCGCCTCCTCTTTGGAGTGGAGGGATTTGTCCTCCTCCGGCACCTGCATGGTGTAACCGAGGGAACCCATGGTGCGCGGGACGATGGTCACCTTGTGAACCTTTTCGGCGTGGGGCAGGCAGGCGGACACCAGCGCGTGGCCGGTCTCATGGTAGGCGACGATGCGCTTTTCGTGCGGGGAGAGGACTTTGCCTTTTTTCTCCTGACCGGCCAGCGTAGTCTCGACAGCCTCCGCCAGGTCGGGTTGTTCCACCACGCGGCGTCCGGCGCGCACGGCGAGCAGAGCGGCCTCATTGATGATATTGGCGAGGTCGGCGCCCACGGCGCCCGGCGTGGCGCGGGCGATGGCGGAGAGGTCCACCTGGGCGCTCATGCGCACATCGCGGGCATGTACTTTGAGAACAGCTTCCCGTCCGGCGAGGTCTGGCCGCTCCACAGGGATCCGGCGGTCAAACCGGCCGGGCCGGAGCAAGGCCTTGTCCAGCACATCCGGGCGGTTGGTGGCGGCCAGGATGACGACGCCTTTGGAGGGATCGAAGCCGTCCATCTCGGAGAGGAGCTGGTTTAGCGTCTGTTCGCGCTCGTCGTTGCCGCCGACGCCGTAAGCGCCCTCGCGGGACTTGCCGATGGCGTCGA
This genomic stretch from Oscillospiraceae bacterium harbors:
- the pgk gene encoding phosphoglycerate kinase translates to MTYQKKTIEDIDVSGKRVLVRCDFNVPQDDTGAITNDKRIVESLPTIRYLIDHGARVILCSHLGRPKGSVNPKYSLRPVAARLSVLLEKPVAMAGDVIGPDAKAKAAALQNGDVCLLENVRFHAEEEKNDADFAKALASLAEIYVNDAFGTSHRAHASTAGVADYLPSVCGYLIGKEIGVMGAALSDPKRPFVAVLGGAKVSDKIGVISNLLEKVDTLIIGGAMAYTFLTAQGASVGDSRIEADKLDYAREMVQKAADRGVRFLLPTDNICADHFAADAIPVIHNSMSIPTGYMGLDIGPETVRIYSDAIRGAGTVVWNGPMGVFEFDTFAEGTRAVAQAIADSGAISIIGGGDSAAAVVQLGYADRMTHISTGGGASLEFLEGLVLPGIACLLDK
- the ftsH gene encoding ATP-dependent zinc metalloprotease FtsH — protein: MRRPLLFSILISLVLIFMFNGIIVPMMAQRTVREITYTEFLSLLEQGKVSKVNFEATRLVIVQKDDPNGVFLTTGRLDDPNLLPRLEEAGADVSSVIPKENSPLMSFLLGWILPFGVLFLFGYLLNRSMAKRMGSGVMSFGKNTSKIYAETTTGKTFQDVAGQDEAKESLTEIVDFLNHPDKYLEIGAKLPKGALLVGPPGTGKTLLARAVAGEAKVPFFSLSGSDFVELFVGMGASRVRDLFKQAEEKAPCIVFIDEIDAIGKSREGAYGVGGNDEREQTLNQLLSEMDGFDPSKGVVILAATNRPDVLDKALLRPGRFDRRIPVERPDLAGREAVLKVHARDVRMSAQVDLSAIARATPGAVGADLANIINEAALLAVRAGRRVVEQPDLAEAVETTLAGQEKKGKVLSPHEKRIVAYHETGHALVSACLPHAEKVHKVTIVPRTMGSLGYTMQVPEEDKSLHSKEEALAQITTLLAGRSAEEIVFQSITTGAANDIERATQLARAMVTQYGMSDTFDMVALESVTNPYLGTTPLRNHSETTAARVDEEVGRLIRACHEQAREILRTHRDGLDAITAVLLEKESLDSEEFAALCDQYVTKQLAADN
- the gpmI gene encoding 2,3-bisphosphoglycerate-independent phosphoglycerate mutase, whose translation is MLKKTIALVIMDGFGLAPASAGNAITAANTPHLDKLFATCPHTQIQASGLNVGLPDGQMGNSEVGHTNIGAGRVVYQDLPRISKSIEDGSFFENPAFIAAVDHCLAHGTALHLMGLLSNGGVHSHNTHTWAFLELARRRGLSKVYLHCFLDGRDVAPDSGLRFVEEAEQHCRETGAHIATVMGRYYAMDRDNRWERVERAYAAIVYGEAPLDGDPVGAVARSYEKGVTDEFMEPVICLQGAVLAPNDAVIFTNFRPDRAREITRTLVDPDFSGFARRSFFPLFYVCTTQYDAKMPNVRIAFGPDPLINTFGEYLSRRGLTQLRIAETEKYAHVTFFFNGGVETVYAGEDRVLVPSPKVATYDLQPEMSAYPVTDEVVSRICSGTYDVVILNFANCDMVGHTGVFGAARQAVEAVDACIGRVAEAVAAVDGVILITADHGNAERMLEADGRSPFTAHTTNPVPLIVCGGGVAALCEGGRLCDLTPTMLDLMGLPQPAEMTGRSLIVR
- the tpiA gene encoding triose-phosphate isomerase, producing the protein MNRRYRKTIIAGNWKMNKTPSEARQLIDELKPLISKAKWCEVVLCVPYVDIPITLRALKDSRIVVGAQNMHHKESGAYTGDVSAAMLKDLGVKYVIIGHSERRAYCHETDALVSRKVQLALKTGLRPIVCVGESLEQRDQGITLDLINIQVKAALNGVPVEKLRQIVFAYEPIWAIGTGRTATAEQAGEVGASIRTTIRKLYGARAARSVTIQYGGSMNASNAHDLLAQLDVDGGLIGGASLKAADFAAIVQAANQ
- the trmL gene encoding tRNA (uridine(34)/cytosine(34)/5-carboxymethylaminomethyluridine(34)-2'-O)-methyltransferase TrmL; this encodes MLHVVLVEPEIPQNTGNIARTCAATGCALHLVKPLGFSLEDRYLKRAGLDYWPLLELTVHESFGAFWAVWGGKPFWLVSTKGARPYTQADLREDACLLFGRETAGLPGPLLAAHPDRCLRIPIRAEARSLNLSNSVAVVVFEAMRQRDFAGLAP
- the eno gene encoding phosphopyruvate hydratase translates to MKKIIEIVDIIGREILDSRGNPTVEVEVFVEDEGGTSVGRAAVPSGASTGIFEACELRDGDKDRYLGKGVSKAVENVNTEIADAIIGFNALEQVEVDRTLIALDGTPNKSRLGANAILGVSLACAKAASEALGLSLYNYIGGVNAKTLPVPMMNILNGGAHASNNVDIQEFMIMPVGAGSWSEALRWCAEVFHSLKKLLSSQGLTTAVGDEGGFAPNLKRDEDALNAIVEAIEAAGYKPGDDFKIAMDPAVSEWYREDGTYFLPKAKKTMTRQQMVRMWKNFAAKYPIISLEDGMAEDDWDGWKMLTDALGDTIQLVGDDLFVTNVERLKKGIDLGVANSILIKVNQIGSLTETLDAIQMANRAGYTAVVSHRSGETEDTTIADIAVALNAGQIKTGAPSRTDRVAKYNQLIRIEEELGDSAQYPGLDAWFNLKK
- the gdhA gene encoding NADP-specific glutamate dehydrogenase encodes the protein MSYTSEVLAKTIEKNPGEQEFHQAIREVLPTLQPAFDANPIYQKSGLLERLVEPERQIIFRVPWVDDKGQVQVNRGFRVQFNSALGPYKGGLRFHPSVKLGTIKFLGFEQIFKNSLTGQPIGGGKGGSDFDPKGKSDREVMAFCQSFMTELFRHIGADTDVPAGDIGVGGREIGFLYGQYKRLTGLFEGVLTGKDLTYGGSLTRTEATGYGLVYLVSNMLEAKGQDLNGKRVVISGSGNVAIYAAEKAAKLGAKVLTVSDSNGWIFDGDGIDLAAVKEIKEVRRGRIREYLDVRPKAEYHEDGLVWSVPCDVALPCATQNELRADGARLLVQNKCIAVGEGANMPTDIEGTEVLQQNGVLFAPGKAANAGGVAVSALEMSQNSMRLSWTFDEVDEKLKGIMKNIYTQSSAAAERYGAKDNLVLGANVAGFLKVAAAMTLQGIV